One region of Triticum aestivum cultivar Chinese Spring chromosome 6B, IWGSC CS RefSeq v2.1, whole genome shotgun sequence genomic DNA includes:
- the LOC123135553 gene encoding ATP-dependent helicase BRM isoform X3, whose translation MRLASPVQASPATTGSRASGICASWFLAGFGTVARSVLGLFSGRSGLTLLFLSAMMQQQQQQQSYQAGMPHGMMGGGGGFPQSSGPMGPFQGQRGLPQPGGPQGLVVGQQYSQSTMQQQQAYMQFLMQQQKSHGMQLQQQQQQQQQAKMNMAGPSTRDQDAAANPAKMQELMSLQAQAQAQAQAQAQAQAQAQAQMLKRQSEHLQQAEKQPEQGQRAGSEQRSADMRPPVPPQGIPGQQMSSAGMVRPMQPMQGQVGMASMGGIPLQAIHAWAKEQKIDLSDPANASLISQIIPIWQSRMAAMQKQNTTNMAAQQQQQQQQQQQQQQQQNQQMLPRQANSDAPVNGNNPGQAPLKPRQPPLPSSSVSAGAETKMANPSNLQMQQQFSAQSSNERAVRPPMTMGNAGQMMHMTQSSVHGNKISEQPNPKNTLASSEAMQLQYARQLQQANRATAPTATPGETGGSQAPTQGGRPNSNFTKHQLHVLKAQILAFRRLKRGDRTLPPEVLELIMSPPPLPDSQTQLVSGPPVIPNRERAASVNADEQGRPMESGDKAPEKPLLLKGPSLPKAEVSASEEKTGSASGPMQVKEVPPKEPLRILPVSAPEQSNTAPIKSEQEPERGAQRTPGRSDYSGERGKSVPTDSGSADAEQAKRAASTSSAPSPRDVPRKYHGPLFDFPSFTRKHDSMPPANYNGSLALGYDMKDLLAQEGMMVLGKKREDNLKKISGLLSINLERKRIRPDLVLRLQIEEKKLKLLERQARMRDEVEEVQQEIMAMPDRIYRKFVKQCERQRVELIRQVQQMQKASREKQLKSIFQWRKKLLEAHWAIRDARITRNRGVAKYHERMLREFSKKKDDDRSKRMEALKNNDVERYRQILLEQQTSVPGDAAQRYNVLSSFLSQTEEYLYKLGGKITATKNQQQVEEAANAAAAAARAQGLSEEEVKAAAQCAGQEVMIRNTFSEMNAPREENASVNKYYMLAHAVSEKVTKQPSLLRLGTLRDYQLVGLQWMLSLYNNKLNGILADEMGLGKTVQVMALIAYLMEFKGNYGPHLIIVPNAVLVNWKSELLNWLPSASCIFYVGAKDQRQKLFSQEVLAVKFNVLVTTYEFVMFDRSKLSRIDWKYIIIDEAQRMKDRESVLARDLDRYRCQRRLLLTGTPLQNDLKELWSLLNLLLPEVFDNRKAFQDWFSKPFQRDAPTPNEEDDWLETEKKVIIIHRLHQILEPFMLRRRVEDVEGSLPRKDSIVLRCKMSAIQGAIYDWIKSTGTIRVDPEDEKIRIQRNPMYQAKTYKNLQNKCMELRKVCNHPLLSYPFMNYYGKDFIIRSCGKLWNLDRILIKLHRSGHRVLLFSTMTKLLDILEDYLQWRQLAYRRIDGTTSLEDRESAIVDFNRPGSECFIFLLSIRAAGRGLNLQSADTVVIYDPDPNPQNEEQAVARAHRIGQTREVKVIYMEAVVDNISSYHKEDELRNGGSGDLEDDLAGKDRYMGSIESLIRNNIQQYKIDMADEVINAGRFDQRTTHEERRMTLETLLHDEERYQESLHDVPSLQEVNRMIARTEEEVELFDQMDEEFDWTGDMMKHNQVPKWLRVGSTDVDCVVASLTKKPARNASGSAPDNGDKLEKRRGRPTGSGKYSIYREYEDEDDEESEEDDEERNTPSHPEEEAGESEEEEENDDSVPDDDNKDQSEEEEPNNDDGYDLQQGTGSGKGHKSEEAGSTGSSSGSRRLPPPAPSSSLKKLRSLSALDSRPGTFSKRTSDDLEDGEIALSGDSHMDLQQSGSWNHDRDDGEDEQVLQPKIKRKRSLRTRPRPSTDKQEDRSGADDPTSRQQDTVHPIVKQKRNMPSGKASPASRAGKSTHLSGSAEGSAEHSKQNWSNKVISSAGTKMSDSMQRKCKNVISKLWRRIGKEGHQKIPNIASWWRRNENSSSKGVAGSTLDLQKIELRVDGLEYGSVAEFIADMQQMLKSVVQHFGYRHEVRVEAEILHNLFFNIMKIAFPDSDFQEMKDSLSFSNPGGGASGTAVPSAKHLASGLKRRSATTEAEQHGPGSGKHSSHHASAGEAPSRAKPDRDSRHSGPGSRDQSLDSPGLPLHPGDLFIAKKKRQDRARSSIGSPSSSGPRGPLSPTSTGRLGPVPSPRGARTPFQRDSHPSQQSMPGWGAHSDRGGSSPPGIGDIHWAKPAKRQRTDTSKRRPSHL comes from the exons ATGCGTCTTGCGTCTCCGGTCCAGGCTTCTCCGGCGACGACGGGGTCCCGTGCGTCTGGAATTTGTGCTTCTTGGTTTCTTGCTGGGTTTGGGACTGTTGCGCGTTCAGTCTTGGGATTGTTCTCGGGCCGATCTGGATTGACCCTCCTGTTCCTCTCG GCGatgatgcagcagcagcagcagcagcaatcctaCCAGGCCGGCATGCCGCATGGTATGATGGGTGGAGGGGGCGGCTTCCCCCAGTCCTCGGGCCCGATGGGGCCGTTCCAGGGCCAGAGGGGCCTGCCCCAGCCCGGTGGACCGCAGGGCCTGGTTGTGGGCCAGCAGTACAGCCAGAGCACAATGCAGCAGCAGCAGGCGTACATGCAGTTTCTGATGCAGCAGCAGAAGTCGCATGGGAtgcaactccagcagcagcagcagcagcagcagcaggccaaGATGAATATGGCAGGACCGTCCACAAGGGACCAGGATGCGGCTGCCAACCCCGCCAAGATGCAGGAGCTCATGTCCCTTCAGGCCCAGGCCCAGGCCCAGGCTCAGGCTCAGGCCCAGGCCCAGGCGCAGGCGCAGGCGCAGATGCTTAAGAGGCAATCCGAGCATCTTCAGCAGGCGGAGAAGCAGCCGGAGCAGGGGCAGCGGGCCGGTAGCGAGCAAAGGAGCGCTGACATGAGGCCTCCTGTGCCACCACAAGGAATCCCTGGGCAGCAGATGTCATCAGCTGGTATGGTGAGGCCGATGCAGCCAATGCAAGGTCAAGTGGGCATGGCCAGCATGGGTGGTATCCCGTTGCAAGCTATCCATGCCTGGGCAAAGGAGCAGAAAATCGATCTGTCTGATCCTGCAAATGCAAGTCTCATTTCTCAAATCATACCTATCTGGCAGTCCAGGATGGCTGCCATGCAGAAGCAGAACACGACAAACATGGCTgcacagcagcaacagcaacagcagcagcagcagcagcagcaacagcagcagaatCAGCAAATGCTTCCTAGGCAGGCGAACAGTGATGCCCCAGTAAATGGGAATAATCCTGGTCAGGCTCCATTGAAGCCCCGGCAGCCTCCCCTGCCTAGTTCTTCTGTGTCTGCTGGAGCAGAGACAAAGATGGCGAATCCAAGCAACTTGCAGATGCAGCAGCAGTTTTCTGCCCAAAGTTCAAATGAGAGGGCTGTGAGGCCGCCCATGACAATGGGCAACGCCGGGCAAATGATGCATATGACCCAAAGTTCTGTACACGGGAATAAGATTTCTGAGCAGCCCAATCCAAAGAATACCCTTGCGAGTTCAGAAGCGATGCAGCTGCAGTATGCAAGACAGTTGCAGCAGGCTAATCGAGCTACCGCCCCTACAGCAACTCCTGGTGAAACAGGAGGATCACAGGCCCCAACTCAAGGTGGTCGGCCGAATTCGAATTTCACAAAACATCAACTTCATGTACTTAAAGCTCAAATATTAGCTTTTCGGCGTCTGAAG CGTGGTGACCGTACGCTCCCACCGGAAGTTCTTGAATTAATCATGTCTCCTCCGCCACTGCCGGACTCGCAGACACAGCTGGTCTCTGGACCTCCAGTAATACCCAATCGTGAAAGGGCTGCTTCAGTCAATGCTGATGAACAAGGAAGGCCCATGGAGAGTGGTGATAAAGCTCCTGAAAAACCTCTATTGTTGAAGGGACCCTCTTTACCAAAGGCGGAGGTTTCTGCTTCGGAAGAGAAAACTGGTTCTGCAAGTGGGCCCATGCAAGTGAAGGAAGTTCCGCCCAAGGAGCCTCTTAGAATTTTACCAGTTTCTGCACCTGAACAAAGTAACACTGCTCCCATTAAATCTGAGCAGGAACCAGAAAGGGGTGCCCAGCGAACACCTGGGAGAAGTGATTACAGTGGTGAAAGGGGAAAATCTGTACCGACCGATAGTGGCTCGGCAGATGCTGAGCAGGCAAAAAGAGCTGCCTCTACAAGTAGCGCACCATCTCCAAGGGATGTTCCCAGAAAATATCATGGTCCATTATTTGATTTCCCGTCCTTTACTAGGAAACATGATTCCATGCCCCCTGCAAATTACAACGGTAGTTTGGCACTTGGTTATGACATGAAAGATTTGTTGGCTCAGGAAGGCATGATGGTTCTTGGCAAGAAACGAGAGGATAACTTGAAAAAGATTAGCGGCTTGCTTTCAATTAATCTAGAGAGGAAAAGGATCCGGCCAGATCTTGTTTTGAGGCTACAGATTGAAGAAAAAAAGCTGAAACTCCTAGAGCGTCAGGCTCGCATGAGGGATGAAGTTGAAGAGGTGCAACAAGAAATAATGGCGATGCCTGATAGGATATACAGGAAGTTTGTCAAGCAATGCGAGCGTCAACGCGTCGAGCTTATAAGGCAAGTTCAGCAGATGCAAAAGGCCTCGAGAGAGAAGCAGCTGAAATCCATTTTCCAATGGCGCAAGAAGCTTTTGGAAGCACATTGGGCTATTCGTGATGCACGAATAACTCGTAACAGAGGGGTGGCCAAGTACCATGAAAGGATGTTGAGGGAATTCTCAAAGAAGAAGGATGATGATCGAAGCAAAAGAATGGAGGCACTAAAAAACAATGATGTGGAACGATATCGTCAAATACTATTGGAACAACAAACTAGTGTTCCTGGTGACGCAGCTCAAAGATACAATGTTCTATCTTCGTTCTTATCCCAGACTGAAGAGTACCTTTATAAACTCGGTGGGAAAATTACTGCTACCAAGAATCAGCAACAAGTAGAAGAGGCAGCAAATGCTGCAGCAGCAGCTGCACGGGCACAG GGTCTTTCTGAAGAAGAAGTGAAGGCTGCTGCACAATGTGCTGGCCAGGAGGTTATGATAAGAAACACATTCTCGGAGATGAATGCACCAAGGGAGGAAAATGCATCTGTTAACAA GTACTACATGTTAGCTCATGCTGTGAGTGAAAAAGTAACAAAGCAGCCCTCACTTTTGAGATTAGGAACTTTAAGGGACTACCAACTG GTGGGCCTTCAGTGGATGCTTTCACTCTACAATAACAAATTGAATGGCATTTTGGCTGATGAGATGGGTCTTGGCAAGACTGTACAG GTTATGGCATTGATTGCATACTTGATGGAGTTTAAAGGGAACTATGGACCACATCTCATAATAGTGCCAAATGCTGTCTTGGTCAATTGGAAG AGTGAACTGCTAAATTGGTTACCATCCGCATCTTGCATCTTTTATGTTGGTGCAAAGGATCAAAGGCAAAAGTTGTTCTCTCAA GAGGTTTTGGCTGTCAAATTTAATGTTCTTGTGACAACATATGAATTCGTTATGTTTGATCGTTCTAAGCTTTCAAGAATTGACTGGAAGTACATTATAATTGATGAGGCCCAACGAATGAAGGACAGAGAGTCAGTCTTGGCCCGTGATCTTGATCGCTATCGTTGCCAGCGACGTCTCCTTCTCACTGGCACTCCTCTACAG AATGATCTCAAGGAGCTTTGGTCCCTTCTAAACTTGTTGCTTCCAGAAGTGTTTGACAACCGCAAGGCATTTCAAGATTGGTTCTCAAAGCCTTTTCAGAGGGATGCTCCTACACCTAACGAAGAAGATGATTGGTTGGAGACCGAGAAGAAAGTGATTATTATTCACAGGCTTCATCAAATTTTGGAACCTTTTATGCTACGTAGGCGTGTTGAAGATGTTGAAGGTTCACTTCCACGGAAG GACTCTATTGTTTTGAGGTGCAAAATGTCTGCCATTCAAGGTGCTATATATGATTGGATCAAATCCACTGGCACCATTAGAGTCGATCCGGAAGATGAGAAAATACGTATCCAAAGAAATCCAATGTACCAGGCCAAGACATATAAGAATCTCCAAAACAAATGCATGGAACTGAGGAAAGTCTGCAACCATCCTTTGCTCTCATATCCCTTTATGAATTACTACGGGAAGGATTTTATTATCAGATCTTGTGGGAAGTTGTGGAATCTTGATAGGATTTTAATCAAGCTTCATAGATCTGGTCACCGTGTTCTCCTCTTTAGCACTATGACAAAACTTCTTGACATCCTGGAGGACTATTTGCAATGGAGGCAACTTGCTTACAGGCGAATTGATGGAACAACTAGCTTGGAGGACCGTGAATCAGCAATTGTTGATTTTAATAGGCCTGGTTCTGAGTGTTTTATATTCTTGCTTAGTATCCGTGCTGCTGGTAGAGGTCTGAATCTTCAGAGTGCAGACACTGTTGTAATTTATGACCCCGATCCCAATCCACAAAATGAAGAACAAGCTGTTGCAAGGGCCCATCGTATAGGGCAGACTAGGGAGGTAAAGGTTATTTACATGGAGGCTGTTGTTGATAACATCTCAAGTTATCACAAAGAGGATGAATTGAGGAACGGAGGAAGTGGAGATCTGGAGGATGACCTTGCTGGAAAGGACAGATACATGGGTTCAATCGAAAGTCTCATCCGCAATAATATCCAACAGTACAAAATTGATATGGCAGATGAAGTCATTAATGCTGGTCGTTTTGATCAAAGAACGACCCATGAGGAAAGGCGCATGACCTTGGAGACCCTGCTGCATGATGAAGAGAGGTATCAAGAAAGTCTTCATGATGTTCCTTCGCTGCAGGAAGTTAATCGCATGATTGCTCGGACTGAAGAGGAAGTCGAGCTCTTTGATcagatggatgaagaattcgattGGACAGGAGATATGATGAAGCATAATCAGGTTCCAAAGTGGCTCCGTGTTGGCTCTACAGATGTTGACTGTGTTGTGGCGAGCTTAACCAAAAAGCCTGCCAGAAATGCATCTGGCAGTGCTCCTGACAATGGTGACAAACTCGAGAAAAGAAGGGGGAGACCCACGGGGTCTGGTAAGTACTCTATCTACAGGGagtatgaagatgaagatgatgaggagtctgaagaagatgatgaagagaggAATACACCATCTCACcctgaagaagaagcaggagaatctgaagaggaagaggaaaatgATGATTCAGTACCCGATGATGATAACAAAGATCAATCGGAGGAAGAAGAGCCTAACAACGATGATGGGTACGATCTTCAACAAGGGACAGGAAGTGGAAAAGGTCACAAGTCTGAAGAAGCTGGCTCTACAGGATCTTCATCTGGAAGCAGGAGATTACCACCACCCGCCCCTTCCTCATCTTTGAAGAAGTTGCGGTCTCTATCTGCATTAGATTCCCGCCCAGGCACTTTTTCAAAAAGAACT TCAGATGACTTGGAGGACGGAGAGATTGCATTATCAGGGGACTCACATATGGATCTACAGCAATCAGGAAGCTGGAACCATGACCGGGATGATGGTGAGGATGAACAGGTCCTGCAGCCAAAAATAAAACGCAAAAGGAGTCTCCGAACTCGTCCAAGACCTAGCACCGATAAACAGGAAGATAGATCTGGTGCAGATG ATCCTACTTCCAGGCAGCAAGACACAGTTCATCCGATAGTGAAGCAGAAGCGTAACATGCCATCTGGAAAGGCCTCTCCTGCTTCTAGGGCAGGGAAGTCCACCCACTTGTCTGGGTCTGCCGAGGGATCTGCTGAACACTCTAAGCAGAATTGGAGCAACAAGGTCATCAGTTCTGCTGGCACAAAGATGTCTGACAGCATGCAAAGAAAG TGCAAGAATGTAATAAGCAAGCTTTGGAGGAGAATTGGCAAAGAGGGACACCAAAAGATACCCAACATAGCTTCTTGGTGGCGAAGGAATGAAAATTCTTCATCCAAAGGTGTGGCTGGAAGCACCCTCGACCTACAGAAAATCGAATTGCGAGTTGACGGATTAGAGTATGGCAGCGTAGCTGAGTTCATAGCGGACATGCAACAGATGTTGAAGAGTGTGGTTCAACATTTTGGCTACAGACACGAG GTCCGGGTAGAAGCTGAGATTCTCCACAACCTATTCTTCAACATAATGAAGATCGCCTTCCCAGACTCTGACTTCCAAGAGATGAAGGACTCGCTGTCGTTTTCGAATCCCGGAGGTGGTGCAAGCGGCACGGCTGTCCCATCAGCAAAGCACCTGGCTTCAGGCCTGAAGCGCCGGTCCGCCACCACTGAAGCGGAGCAGCATGGTCCCGGCAGCGGCAAGCACAGCAGCCATCACGCGTCGGCCGGCGAGGCTCCTAGCCGGGCCAAACCCGACAGGGACTCGAGGCATTCAGGACCAGGAAGCAGGGACCAGAGCCTCGACAGCCCAGGGCTGCCGCTGCACCCTGGCGACCTGTTCATCGCCAAGAAGAAGAGGCAAGACCGGGCTCGGTCCAGCATCGGGTCGCCCTCCAGCTCAGGCCCCCGAGGACCGCTCTCCCCGACCAGCACCGGCCGGTTGGGCCCGGTGCCGTCGCCCAGAGGCGCGAGGACGCCGTTCCAGAGGGACTCTCACCCGTCCCAGCAGTCCATGCCCGGGTGGGGCGCGCACTCGGACCGCGGGGGGAGCTCGCCGCCCGGCATCGGGGACATCCACTGGGCCAAGCCCGCCAAGCGGCAGCGGACCGACACCAGCAAGAGGCGGCCGAGCCACTTGTGA